In the Chaetodon trifascialis isolate fChaTrf1 chromosome 15, fChaTrf1.hap1, whole genome shotgun sequence genome, CTCACAGTCCCCCCCCAGTGTTTGCAAATTTGCTGCAACTGGATCCTAAGCCACCCCACAGCACACCACACAGCACACCAGTAGTCCATTTTGGGCCTAAAAATGGTTGTGTTGGCAGGATATCATCTAATGTTTGATTTAGTTGAAAATGAGCATTTGCATTGgcataaattacatttacagCCATTTAAATACTGATAAAAACCTAGAAATGTGCTGGAATTCTGGAACCATGAGAAAAATGTACACCCTTCAAATGTGCCATCATCTCTGACATACTCCAGTGCTTGTTGTGCTGTCATGTGTCCATCTGGAGGAAGATGAATGGCAAAAGCCTCTCATTTTTCACCCAGTCCATTTCCTAGATGAAGAAGAGAATTCTAGAAAGAGGATTGCTTTCCTACCGTTCTCTGCAGGTCATTGTAATTTTGCTGATTATGACCAGAGCAAGTTTAATTGGTGTGTCATGATCTGGTCTGTttagttatttcctgtttcattttCAAGGTTTACCTTATGTGTCACATTTTACATTACTTCCTGTATTTTCCCACCTGTGTGATTGTTCTATTGTCCACCACCCCACAGCCGATTTCAGCTCATGTGTTCCCCCCTTACACATGGTGTTTCAACTttgctgtctgtgcatgtggTTTCCTAGATCACCTGTTTGTTGGGCGTTGCGTTTGTTTTTGATATTTGGACTCTACTAACTTATTGTGGATTTCATGATGACATTCCTTTATTTGTTTCAGGCTCAAGGGTTTGTGTGGGCGAGGGAGAGTTTGACCCTTCCCCCCTTCCTCCAGCACTTTTGCTTCACTCCCTCACCTGGATCTGACACAGGCTGGTTTGACAAATATTAACAGTGTACTGACACTGTCACccacagagacattttaaaatgattagTCATTAAATATGACACTTAGAATTCTCATAATATTGACTTTATCTCAGTTAGCGCTCCAGATATTATGTGTCACTTCCCTGGGGCAGGTCCTGAGACACACTACACCAGCTGTACACTGTCATATGCTGAACTTGTCGTTTTTGCTAGATACACAACTTTGTGGCCCTAACTAAATTTTTTATGATAAAGTGGAACATGTGGAACATATTTTATGCAAAACTTCACAGACTTCTTAACACTTGAAATGCTTCGGATCATAAGAATCTCTTTATTTTGTTGTCCCTTAGCATAGAGGTATGAAAACTAATGCCAGTCCTAGTGATAGAAAAATAATAGATACAAAATTAACaagaaatgctttaaaaaatgacaaagtgcCTGCACATATCATTTTCTCTAATTCTGTGATAACAAATGCTAAATCAAACACATGATTACTAAACCATTGTAACACGTTTATTCTATTGCTATTTGtattcttttaaaatgtaatttggaaATAAAATGGATGTAAGAAACGCTACAGTGTGTTCATTGTAAAAACGTGTGTCTTACATAAGTATTCCAAACTGACTCTAAAAAAGCACATCCAAGCCCTTATGGTCCCAACACTCTGGGGCATCTGAAGCCCTCTAAGGTCCCTCCACTTTGATAATATTGATCTGTTGATCCTGTGGCTGCGTGGACACACTGCAGTCCTGGAGGGTCCTCGCTGTACAGCTGCTTGGGAAATCAGATGTTTTACTCTCTGACCCCCTGAAAGTCTGGGGATGTGACTGGCTGTATGTAGAGACATAGGACTGTGTGTAGGGTGGCATGAGAGTTTGACTGTTTTGCTGTGGATATGCGGCTGAATATGGTTGTGTTTGAGGGGGAGTGTGGGTAAGTGGGAGGGTCTCAGCATTGCTACATGGTGTAAACCCATTCATGCTTGAAGGGCTGAGTCCTGGCAGTTTAAAGGCCTCTACATTTTCTAAACTCTCTAAAGAGTTGTAGCTTGGCTGGGATTGGCTGCACTGAGTGTATGTGCCTTGACTGAAGTTGAAGGTGTCTTGGCTGAAGGAAGCTGATGCAGAAGCTGTTGGCAAATCAGAGGGTGATGTCattttgttgtgctgctgttgaacaCCGCTACAACATCCCAGTTTGGAGGCAAAACTCTGTAGGGTGCTGAGGATctgtttctgaatgtgtgtctgctgcGCCTGCTCCCTCTCCAGACGGCACTGCTGCTCCACCAGCATCTTCACTGCCAGACCCAAGCTGCGCACTTCAGAGCCCAGGGTCTGAATCTGATCCTGTagtccacctctccctcctgcGTCCTGGACTGCCTGCTGGGGGCTTGGGTTCCCCTCACTACGAGTGGCCCCCTGGCCTCCCGGGGTCTGCAGTCGGATGACGGCAACTCCAGGAGCTGAGGATGTTAACGGTGAAGTCGACCGGTTAGGAAGACGAACGCCAACCCGAGGGAGAGGGTGAACGGAACGAGCAGAGAGACCTGGTCTCTGTGTGAGAAACCGCCTGGGAGTACCGCCTCCTCCAGCCTGACCTTCCATAACAGTCTGTGCAACAGAGAAACATTTcatgaaaatactgaaaaactaGCTGTAATACAACCTTATTAACATAATACTTTGACTAAATGTTAAAATGGTGCGACTGGTTGAGGATATGTGCTGGAATACTAACCGGTACCAGCTATTTACAGATTCATTGTACAAACCTAAGCTTGGACTTAACAGGCACTGTGGCCTACAGTGACAGTCTATCACTCATGACGTGCTGGCACACGCTTTAGTTAAGGCGATTAAAGGCTGCAATCATTTATGGAGTTTAGGTTTTACGCTTTTCTCACCTTTTCAGTGGTAAGATCATAAGTTTCATGTGGCTGTGACACTGCACTTCTCAGATCAGCACCTTGGACACTCAAGTGATCTCTCCTCAACAATGATGCCACCTGCTGGAATGACTGTTGAAAAGTCAAGCACGCAAGGCTGAAAGCTGATTTGATTCATATTATATTGGACAAATTACACATCTTTTGTGTTAGTGTACACAATAATTACATACTTAACAATTGGGATTTTGACACATGGGAGAAATGTATAAGTAGGTACCTTCATCCTGTGTGACAGCGCTTTATCCAAAAGCCTCTTTCGAGCTGCCAGCATTGAATTGGTGGCTGGAGAAGGTGTGAGTCTCCTCCTCATGACTGCTCCAGAGGATGTTAGAGTGGAAGACACTGTGCCCGCCTCTGCCCTTGTTACAGTGGACTGGGGACTTCTTTGTTGGTTGTTCTGTGCAAGGGAGGTGACACTAACAATCTGGATGTCATTTTCTTCCTTATCGCCCTCATGTtgctgttctgctctgctcccgTCGCTGATTTCCCCGGACCCCGATGGCTTTGCACCAGTATCCGGATTTGTGGAAGTCTGTTTGGCAAAGTTTGCAGCTGGTGTGAAGCCAGCATGATGAGATGCCTGTCTCAGGAGGTTTTGGAGATGAATATTACTCCAGCTCTCTTGTGCTGCTCCAGCTCGAGGCTGCACCTGTGCTGGTGATGTGCTGCTTCCAACCTCCACAGGTCTGACCCTCCCTGGCGGCCTCCCTTGAAACTCCCTCAGGAAGAGGTAGATGGCCTGGGCAGACACCTTGatgttctccagctccagcacagCTTTGATCTTGCGGAAACTCAGGCCAGCCTTCCGCAGCTCCACCACTTTGTGTTTAGCGGCATCATCCAGCCGGCCCATGGTCTGTCACCACGTTTGGCTGTTGATGTCTAAAAAATTCATATAATAAACCTGTAACTAACACTTAAGTGTGAGTTTAATACCGAGATGATTTCACTGAATGTCTTCTAGTATGCGAAAATACCAGTGCCTTTATATAAAAATCTGCTTAGTTTGTAGCTTGTAACAAGGTTGATCATATTTTCCCCAAATTTCCCCGTTGTTAGAATAAAGTTCTCTCTTACTCTTATTTTATCACAAGGTATTAAAGCATTCTTGTTACTGTACAGTACCAACGTTACtcaataaaacaagaaactTACTGAATATAtactgatgaacacatgaaaaaacaagaTCTCAACAAATGCTTAATTGTTTTTATCGCGAATGTAGGTGTATACTGACTTTGGTCACAAATATGTTTCGACGTAGTGAAAGGAAGAGATTTTGAGTGAGCTAGCAAAGGACAACAGCTAGCGCAGCACGGTTATTAAGTAAAATCCTCACCTTACGAAACCTCGCTGACAAGAGGAGGAGTCAATTGGTGTTTCCTGTTCGATTAAATCATTTCTCGAGCGGTGAAGAAACACCCCGTCCTCGCATAGCTACGATATAGTCATATAAACGCATACGCTCACGTTTACCagcaacataaataaacaaatgagtTGTAAGTGGCGCTCGGGTGGGGACGTCACTTCCGCTTTGTCGTCATCACCGAGCGACATCTTCTGAGGCCGCGAGTAAGGTCCACCGACATCATTTAGTTGGAGAGATATGTAAGTTAAGCGTGTTATTCAATTGCAATAAGACTAGTTTCAATTCCAGTCTATGTTTCATGTGATACGACAAATTGTGTACCATTTTAAAGCCGTTTGTGCTCTCCATGATTAGAGTAGTAATGGATTAACCGTAGCCGCTGTAGCTATCTCCTCCTTGTTTTGAAGCGCCAGTTGAATGAAAATCAATGGCGGCGGATTTCGGCACTAGAGCACAGTTGTTGGTAGCGTAGTTAACTACTCtgatatgtttcagtgatgATTGTAGTAATATAAAATTATACACGCACTTCTATTACGAATTTAGTTTCTTTGGTCACTTACTGCTTTTTGTAAATCATCTATGGTGTTAATCGTTATAAGCACATGCTGGATTACGATGCGTGATAAATCGACAGAAAATTTGTGGCCAACAGTTGGTTGTATTCTACCATCACAAAagttttacttaagtaaatcCTGTTTTGCATCACAGTAGTCTGAGTAtcttatgtttttttgttttttttttactgctggtAAGACAGCTATTTGAAGACACTGAAGACACTTGGGCTCTATTTTATTTGGGCaatattttcttacattttagaGTAGAAATAATTAGAATTAAACCAATCCCTATGCCATTCACAACATACTTTATGGTCTCAAAGTAACAGCAGCTTGTCTATAACTTTAGGGCACCATCACCCACAAAgcggaaggaggaggaaaaaacaaaagacagaggcaaagaaaaGACTAGTACCAAggaaggagacaaggagagaggacgggagaaaggaaggaagcgCCGCAGCGCTTctactggcagcagcagcagcaggtttgttTCCTATGTTATAATTTCTGTACAGGTCACTGACAAAATCAGTCTTAAGTAGGTTTTCTTACCTGCAatgtttttccttgttttgaACACGACCAGGTCCAGATCAAGCTCCACCtcaagcagcagctctggttcCAGCTCGGGTTCCTCGAGTGGATCCAGCTCATCCGGTTCCAGCCGCTCTGGTTCTTCAAGCTctcgttcctcctcctcttcaagcTCCTCTGGCTCCCCCAGCCCTAGCCGCAGACGCCATGACAACCGCCGCCGCTCCCGCTCAGCGTAAGTCACTTAGACAATATTTATACACGGTTTCACTCGCTTGAGTCATGATAAAGTTAATTAGTGTTTTGTTGCGATTCTGCAGGTCGAAAACACAGAAGAGGGGAGAAGATAAGGAGCGGAGGAAAAGAAGCCCGAGCCCCAAACCCACTAAAGTTCATCTTGGACGACTGACCAGGAATGTCACCAGGGTCAGCTGAGAAATTAAGCTTGTTATCCACAGAACACATGAATATGATTTAACATGCCTTCAAATTATGCTACTACCGTAGAAACATCATCTAAGGTagttaagaagaagaagaagatgttcAAAGTGGAAAATGGATTTGTAGGAAGGAAAAAAGATAtgttcatgttaatgttaaGTGATCATCATTATGGTTCAGTAAACAGATTTTTCCTTGCTTAGTGATGTtgtcgttattattattatttgtattataaACAGATATTccaaatctttttttaatgttgctcTGATAAGcacactgtcttttttttgtacagGACCACATCCAGGAGATCTTTTCCACTTATGGAAAAATCAAAATGGTCGAAATGCCAATGGACAGGCTCAACCCACACCTGTCCAGGGGCTTTGCTTACGTGGACTTTGAGACCCCCGAGGAGGCCCAGAAGGCGCTCAAATATATGGACGGAGGTTAAGCCGGAGTGTTTGTTTGACTTTGCAGGATTACTGCATGTGAGTGTGTCGAATAACTGTCCATGATGACTTTGTCGTTGTTAGGTCAGATTGACGGACAGGAAATCACCGCATCTGCCGTGCTGCCTCAGCGAGTCCGCCCTCCTCCTCGCAGACCTTCTCCCCCTCGCAGAATGCCCCCACCCCAGCCGATGTGGCGTCGCAGTCCGCCACGCATGAGGAGAAGGTACTTTGAATGattttcagtcagtcacagtGTCCATCTATCCAGCATATCAGATAAATAAGTGGGGAAACCTAACGAATGCAGATTCTTCCACACATGTGCACTGCAAGGCACAAGTAAGCAATTAGATCTGTGGTAAAGACATCTGTAAATTGGGTCAGTTGTGGTTGATGGTGTACATTTGTTAACTGTGATGCTCGTGCATTGGTGTGATATGTatggaaaaacagaagagcagctcATCCTTTGGCGGCTGAGAATCGATTCAGGATGCTGTCAGCAAGAACAGCCCgtccacagtcacacagagaggGATATTATAGTTTGGTCGCAGTGCATAAACCCCTCATTACAAAGACGAATGCACATTTGAGGTGCTGGTGTACGGAGgtgtgggggaaaaaagtgaTCCGGTCAGATGAGTCATCATATTCTCGACAAATGGTACCGACCTGAGTGCTTGACCTCTACACCGAGGGGATCTGGTGGCTCTGTTATGCTGCTGGGGCTGACATGTTTTGGATCCATGTGTCCCATTAAAGGGAAGCGTCCCTTCAAATGAATACAAAGCTGTCCTGAGTGATTCACCTTTATCCATTATGAAACATTTCTATGCTGATGGGAGCGGTCTTTTCCAGCATGACAGTGCCCCCATCCACAGGGCAGGAGGGGTCCAGTAGAGTTCTGGAGACTTGTAGAATTAATGCCAAGGCGCATTGATCACTTAAgacacttaaagctgcagtaggtaagatggagaagagagcagaatTAGCCTGGAAATTTGAACCAACgcaagttccacgtcactccccctccctctctgctgcactcatgccctgcctccaagctcCTCCTCCCTGCAACGTCTGTGCGACTGCCATGACAACCGGTAActttagccttagcatcggaaacaagctaactgcccagccgctacatcacagtctctaacataccgtacgcgctgcggagtgttacgGTAACAATCgccatattagctttatggttatttgttgtcttagccgtaaatgctgttgttggcagcggcggtatgggtAGTTTCTCCTTTACGGGTGGCTGTTGCCctgccatagctttcactagcctcctgacgccgctcacagagcagTTCGACTGAGCGAAAGGTGGCAACTGGTTCGCAGCGTGTATGAGTGGCGATTGACAGgtgtcagacactccctctgattggttgttttgtgtcgggcgcaATGCATTCgtgcaaatcgcagtaggtgggaccaatggagctgttttttttttcacattgcaaatatgacaaaaaattacttttatacaagttacatACAGCTTTAATGATgggttttcctttaatttgttgCCCATTTGTATGTTTATGTACTTTGTTTCACGCCATTTAATCTGCTCATTCTGCGTGCCTTCCTACCACAAGAgcttttgtgtttaatgcttaTATCCTCACAGGTCCCGCTCCCCGAGGAGACGGTCCCCAGCACGCCGCCGCTCTCGCTCCAGATCTCCTGGCCGCAGGCGTCACCGCTCCCGTTCCAGCTCCAACTCCTCCAGATAGACGAGTTTTCGGCCTCCTGATGCCGAGTGATCGCTTATGTTCTCTATCTGATCAGCTGGAGTTTCGGCTTTCCCAGACCTCGTGGACTcaccagaaacaaaaccatCTGCACTGTAGCCAACACAAACATCTGCCTGCATGTAGAaagtggaagtgtgtgtttttttttgttttttttttgagcaaaTGTGAGTTTCTTTTCATATATTGTGTTAAATTGATCCTGAAAAGCTGGTTCTGTGCTTATGTTGTGTTTCCGGCTGAGCGTGGGCTCCACTGAGATCGacaaatatttcttttaaagTATGACTTCTTTTTACCATTTACTGAATTTTTAGAcacttttgaaaaataaaaacaatgaaacgtGCACAGTGTGTGAGTTCAGTTTGTAACCGTCTGGTCGAGATTCAGAAAGGCCTTTTGCTGGTCACCTTCGTGGCTCAGTGCCTGTCAGCTTTGTTTGCTCAGTGCACCCTTACTTAACCTCCAGAGAACACGTTAATGTTTAATGCGTCACCTTCAAATGAATACTAACAGAGAAGACACAAATGCGCTCACAATTCAGCAACAACACATGGCAAACACATTTGTTCCATAATGTGAGTGCAGTATTTGCTGGTACTGCAGTATTTGCTGGTACTGCAGCATCATTTACTGGATAGAGCCATGAGATCCAGGGAAATGATATACAAgtatgtttttttccctttaatttctttgaatgtgttttttttctctcgtgACAGGCAAGATTTACCACAAAAGTCAGCATCCCTCGAATGTGTCTTCATAATAAGTCTTATGAGGGTAGAAGGAACAGCAgatacatgtacagtatgcaatGTTAGTTAAACTGGAAACAACAGCGGGTGGACACAAGAACTAATACAATATAGATTGCACAGTACTGAGTGACAGGTGGAATCAACAATGgctctttcatttcagtgaacCACTGAGCCAGCATACAGTTTGGCTGATTAGCCTTAATTGGTTCAGGGACTCTGGTGAACCCATATAAACCCCAGCGAAGCTCCGCCTACCGTCAACCTGAGCACAGGTGGAATCAGCCACAGG is a window encoding:
- the LOC139343009 gene encoding RNA-binding protein with serine-rich domain 1-like; protein product: MAPSPTKRKEEEKTKDRGKEKTSTKEGDKERGREKGRKRRSASTGSSSSRSRSSSTSSSSSGSSSGSSSGSSSSGSSRSGSSSSRSSSSSSSSGSPSPSRRRHDNRRRSRSASKTQKRGEDKERRKRSPSPKPTKVHLGRLTRNVTRDHIQEIFSTYGKIKMVEMPMDRLNPHLSRGFAYVDFETPEEAQKALKYMDGGQIDGQEITASAVLPQRVRPPPRRPSPPRRMPPPQPMWRRSPPRMRRRSRSPRRRSPARRRSRSRSPGRRRHRSRSSSNSSR
- the LOC139343001 gene encoding uncharacterized protein, translated to MGRLDDAAKHKVVELRKAGLSFRKIKAVLELENIKVSAQAIYLFLREFQGRPPGRVRPVEVGSSTSPAQVQPRAGAAQESWSNIHLQNLLRQASHHAGFTPAANFAKQTSTNPDTGAKPSGSGEISDGSRAEQQHEGDKEENDIQIVSVTSLAQNNQQRSPQSTVTRAEAGTVSSTLTSSGAVMRRRLTPSPATNSMLAARKRLLDKALSHRMKSFQQVASLLRRDHLSVQGADLRSAVSQPHETYDLTTEKTVMEGQAGGGGTPRRFLTQRPGLSARSVHPLPRVGVRLPNRSTSPLTSSAPGVAVIRLQTPGGQGATRSEGNPSPQQAVQDAGGRGGLQDQIQTLGSEVRSLGLAVKMLVEQQCRLEREQAQQTHIQKQILSTLQSFASKLGCCSGVQQQHNKMTSPSDLPTASASASFSQDTFNFSQGTYTQCSQSQPSYNSLESLENVEAFKLPGLSPSSMNGFTPCSNAETLPLTHTPPQTQPYSAAYPQQNSQTLMPPYTQSYVSTYSQSHPQTFRGSESKTSDFPSSCTARTLQDCSVSTQPQDQQINIIKVEGP